A window of Mytilus edulis chromosome 10, xbMytEdul2.2, whole genome shotgun sequence contains these coding sequences:
- the LOC139491800 gene encoding uncharacterized protein, producing the protein MAFSLSFKRGQAPATCNFCEKETKIKWKCINCDVLMCAKCKDKIHAKLKNNKEHKVIDIKEVGLKLETPDFSDLKCESHRDQSCVLFCTTCQMLVCTSCITKFHNGHGFVEIIEGYELNMEKIRNEHKKAMEIIDELTKGKREMSHIRKEDTEKYKELKKKIEAREIYLKNAVEKFVKELKEDLIRKWREFQKDEINHIDKVVDNLQELSLKAEDILQSNVAEKVFNESAKLAIAVSKSKIRPGTISFLPGQMSPYNVGSLQVVSYAIDVRIVKQFQTDISRVFHLSSCPGNSLWISDDKVLQKVKPVEYKLTVESTFDIDLCGMFGTPTGDLLVIPINKSVLKQISGKTGELTDSIYNLSPLYPTSVHVTIDGKVVVGVKSGGPAWPVTGRRAIIVMNQKGEHDISYEHDKNNIRIFTYVRSITSTDNGNICVVDKLAKDGRGTVVVLNRDGDILQIYTGHHEVNIEDKPFQPVNIVTTPSDNIIVKVLSSDIFHILNNCGQLITHYNVGDLGITMSYSLCFTRNVDQLYIGCSQTNGGSGKIHVYEVKISGC; encoded by the coding sequence ATGGCGTTTTCGCTGTCTTTTAAACGAGGACAAGCTCCTGCTACATGTAATTTTTGtgaaaaagaaactaaaattaaatggAAATGCATTAATTGCGACGTTCTTATGTGCGCTAAATGCAAGGACAAAATTCatgccaaattaaaaaataacaaagagcACAAAGTTATCGATATAAAAGAAGTCGGACTTAAACTTGAAACACCTGATTTTAGCGATTTGAAATGTGAAAGTCATCGCGATCAGTCTTGTGTTTTGTTTTGCACAACGTGCCAAATGTTAGTTTGTACATCATGCATTACAAAATTCCATAATGGCCATGGCTTTGTAGAAATTATCGAGGGCTATGAACTCAACATGGAAAAAATAAGAAATGAACACAAAAAAGCAATGGAAATAATCGATGAATTGACGAAAGGAAAGAGAGAAATGAGTCACATTCGCAAAGAAGACACCGAAAAATATAAAGAGCTTAAAAAGAAAATTGAGGCTCGGGAAATTTATTTGAAGAATGCcgtagaaaagtttgttaaagaattaaaagaggatttaaTTAGAAAATGGAGGGAATTTCAGAAGGATGAAATTAACCATATCGACAAAGTCGTAGATAACTTACAGGAACTCAGTTTAAAAGCGGAAGATATACTCCAGTCCAATGTCGCCGAAAAAGTATTCAATGAATCCGCAAAATTGGCTATAGCTGTAAGTAAATCTAAAATCAGACCCGGTACTATATCATTTCTCCCAGGGCAAATGTCCCCCTATAACGTGGGATCGTTGCAAGTTGTGTCTTATGCCATCGACGTACGTATTGTTAAACAATTCCAAACTGATATTTCTAGAGTGTTTCACCTATCGTCATGTCCTGGTAATTCTCTATGGATAAGTGATGACAAAGTGTTACAGAAAGTTAAACCAGTAGAATATAAACTGACAGTAGAATCAACATTTGACATTGATCTCTGTGGAATGTTTGGTACTCCGACTGGTGACCTTCTTGTGATCCCGATTAataaatcagtactgaaacaaaTCAGTGGAAAAACAGGAGAACTTACTGATTCTATTTATAATTTGTCTCCGTTATATCCTACTTCCGTACATGTGACTATAGATGGTAAGGTCGTAGTGGGAGTCAAAAGTGGAGGACCAGCATGGCCGGTAACAGGCAGACGAGCTATCATTGTGATGAACCAGAAAGGCGAACATGATATAAGTTATGaacatgacaaaaacaacatCCGTATATTTACATATGTTAGGAGTATAACAAGTACCGATAACGGGAATATCTGTGTAGTGGATAAGCTAGCTAAGGATGGGAGAGGTACAGTTGTGGTGCTAAATAGGGATGGAGATATCCTACAGATCTACACCGGTCATCATGAGGTCAATATTGAGGACAAACCGTTCCAACCAGTAAACATTGTTACAACACCGTCTGACAATATTATTGTAAAAGTATTGAGCAGTGATATCTTTCACATACTGAATAACTGTGGCCAACTGATAACGCATTATAACGTCGGTGACTTAGGAATAACAATGTCATATTCACTTTGCTTTACAAGGAACGTGGACCAATTGTATATTGGATGTTCCCAAACGAACGGTGGTTCCGGAAAGATACATGTATACGAAGTGAAAATTTCTGGGTGTTAG